From the genome of Nicotiana tabacum cultivar K326 chromosome 17, ASM71507v2, whole genome shotgun sequence:
ACATATCTGTACTCGaacaaaacttgaattatggCATCTCTCGTCTTTTGTTCAGTATGaatgtttatttttgtttctctggTTTCTTCAGGACTTCCCAGGGTAATTGcctcagtttcatttaagttaggcttaggcttattctcaaattgatccaattccctttttatttctctaaaagcctcatcttcgtcatactcaacttcttgattcattatttcgagattagacagctttttaagatctgggcatgaattcCGCGTGTATGTCATGtttttaaagccagcattatcgaaactgaaaatgataagaaattaacaaaaattagggaaataaaaagatagaattttACTACGAAAATGGAACttcattttattgaatttgaaaggatagaggGTTAACATCACAGCAAAGCAATTAAACTAAagtatctggattacaacccttaaaataatccaaatacagaaaaacaacaaaacaggctgccaagactccttcctgatgggaagaggagttgcttcccagttgctGAGCGAGGTATCTGGACCAATCAGTTGAACACTTTCACGGCTAGGGCCctccccaacttgaaccatattgATCTCATAGAACATCTCCTTGAGACCCTGGCAAACTCCGTCAATGTCATCCTGAgtagaaggattttggacttCTTCAAATTGTGGCTTGGCAAAAGAGCAGGCAATGTGAGGGATTGGTTTGGACAGATTCCAACCATTCTTTTTGCGGGCCTTGGCTCTGTCTATGTCAGCTGATGTTGGTTTAAAGCCCAAGCCAAAGGTAGTTTTATTCAAAAATGGAGCAATGGGGTTCACAATTCCTTGCAGAGAGGATCCCAATCCTTTTCCTGGTTCATAGCCGTTCCTCAACATCAGCGAAGCTACCATCATAGATGTGGTTGAAAGACGGGGATGCAGAATTGGTTTTCCTTCTTCCACTTGGTCCACCTCAATCACCTCAAATGCTTGATATATGATGGATtcacatccttccttggcctcgATATATGGAATGGACGGGTCCTTATAGACGGATGAGTTGTCCTCCccatgaacaataatttcttgcccgtcacactcgaatttgaccatttgatgtaggATGTATGGTACAGCTCTGGCCATATAgatccacggccttcccaaaagaaaattataggaagtttccataTCTAACACTTGAAAGACAATGTTAAAATCAATCGGGCCGATTGTCATGGTGAGttcgatttccccaatagtgtctCTTTTTGAACCATAAAAGCTCTGACGCTGACATTACTGGTTCGAATTCTGTTCGTGTCAATGTTCAGCTGTTGTAGAGTAGAAAGAGGACACACATCTACACTTGAGCCTCCGTCAATCATGACTCCTTTTACGTAGTGCCCTTCACATTTGACCATAATATGCAAAGCTCTATTGTGGCCAGCCCCTTCCTCAGGCAAATCATCATCGCTGAAAGTAATTCTATTTACTTCAAAGAATCTTTCAGCTATTTTTTCTAGCTGATTGACCGTTGTCTTTTCTGAGACATATGCCTCGTTCAAAGTTTTGATCAACACACGACGATGCTCTTCTGAATGCAAAAGCAGAGATAACaaagatatctgagcaggagttttccttagttggtcaatgattgagtagtcTTGCAATTTCATCTTCTTAAGTAATTCCTCCGCTTCATTTTCTGCAACGGGTTCTTTAACTGGCAAGTGACTTTCCCTGGCTTGCTTAGCTTTTCTCAATTCCTCTGGTGAATAACACCTTCCAGAGTGGGTCAAGCCCCCCATTTCACCTGTTTTTTCAactctctcttttcctttgtatgtcatgaCAGTCTTGTTATAATTCCAGGAAATAGCTTTTGTGTTTGTCACTAGGAGTTGGGCAACAGGTCGGATCACGACTAGCTCTGTTATATTCCTCAAACTATTATTCGGAATGATCTTTTGAATGCCCCCGGGGATGTAAAGTTTTGTCCCACCCAATTGGACCTCAACCTTTTTTGTGATTCTAGGAACATAGAGAATCATTTTTTCAGAACCTGCCAAGTTCAAACTAGAACTCAcacctttcacaatcaacggtgCCAATTGCGGCGGGCTCACTATCACTTTTAGTTCTGGCCCTATGGTTTTAACAACCATCTCTGTCTTGCCAAGCTTCTTATAATCATGATCATCAtaaatcatcccaataaaatgtgTATTATCATGAGTTGGGAGCGGATTGTTTGTGATATTAGGAGTATCCTCATTGTTTGTTACCACAATTGCCTTTGCTTCAATCAAATTTTCAATGGCTTTCTTTAATGTCCAATAATTTTCAGTACTATGCCCTTGGGTGTTAGAGTGATACTCACATATTGCATTTGAgtcaaaaccttttgaatttgGATTCACATAACGCGGCATAATAGGTTCAATCAACTTCAACTGCATCAATTTTCGAAATAGGCTTGTATACGATTCTCCAATTGGGGTGAACTCTTTCTTTGGCTCTTGTTCTCTCACATATTCTTGTCGGGGACGAGGATTATATGGTGCCTGAAAATTCGGCCAGAGTTGACGGGAGCCTTGTGGAATCGGTGCCCTCCATTGTTGGTGATTGGGAGGCCTAGTGTAAGCCTGAGCATTAAACACTGTGTATTGTTGCAGGGGAACTGAGTATTGGGGACCTTGAGGCGGATAATAATGTTGAGCAGAATTGGATTGTCCTTGTTGGAATTGCACGTAAGAAGGAGCTATTCCTCTTTGAACTCCCCCGAACCCAGATTCCATCATGGATCCTTCCTCCTTCTTTTTCCGATTTCCGAAACTGCCTAACCCGCTTTGAATTGCTTGTGTGGTCGCCTTAAGGGCTGCCTGACTCACAATTTTGCCTGACTTCATTCCATTCTCAACTATTTCACCGATACTAATCGCCTCAGCGAAAGGTTTACCAATGGGCGACAACATGTAATGGAGGTAATCAGGATCCTGAACTTGGAGAAAATAGTCAATCATTTCTGCCTCTTTCATTGGTGGTTTGACCCTAGCAGCCTGCTCtctccacttgattgcatattctctgaagctttctgttggtttcttctttatgttGACGAGAGAGGAGCGGTCTGGCACTATatcaatattatactgaaactgttggacgaaatcttgagccatgtcattccAAACGTGCCAGTGAGAGATGTCTTGATCTATGAACCACTCTGAAGTAATTCCTGtcaaactttccccaaaataagccatgagCAATTCTTCTTTGCCTCCCGCTCCCCTCAATTGGTTACAATACCTCTtcaaatgggccacgggatcaccatgcccatcatactTGCCAAACTTGGGGGTCTAGAAGTCGGGTGGCAAATGAACATGGGGAAACATGCATAGATCGTTAAACGAAACACTCTTGTGGCCCCCCAAACCCTGTATGTTTCTCATTGTTTGTTCCAAGCTCTTTatttttctggtcatttcctcttgttccATATTCTTTTCGGGATTTTCGATCTCAATTGGGAACATGTTATGAGGAGTATGCTTGTATGAATCTGGAACCTTGAAAGTCAGTTCTGGAGAGTAATGTTGGGCATCATAAGCATCCAGTTGTGGATCATTATTGGACTTTTGAGCAAGAGCCGGTTGAGGGACAGTGAAAGTATGGACAATGGGTATAGTAGGTGGGTCATTTCTGAGGGGTGCGATTGGAGGACGTGGAATGGAGGTACTGGGGATAGTGGGAAGGTTAATGCTCGGACTGAATCCAGGTTGGTACAATGGGTTACTTGTTATGGAGATAGGCACTTGAGTGGCAACTGACACATTATGAAGATTATCTGATGGCCCTATGGGTAGTGAGGGCGGTGCTTGTCCATtcacccaggcttggtacatctctgccaATTGTTGCTTCAACACTCTTACTTCTTCAACCAGTCCTGAACCTTGTTCAACCAATTGTCCATGGACATCATCATTATCTGACTCATTCTCACTGTTGTTTGCCATTCTACtttttccttttgatctcgtaTTGTAAGGGTGAGTCGCCAGTTTAAACCACAAACCCACCACCTCTattttactttatcttttaaaatGACAAACAACAAACGTGTTAGAGTTAGGCAATTTGCATATATTAATCACATATGTCATGCACCTAATGCCATTTTCATTTCTAAAATGATCTTGGAAGGCTTTATGCTTCATCCCGGCTTATTGATTTATTGGTTTATTTTCATCTTGAATTTAACgcttttttttcatcatttttttagattaattatggTTATGATAgcatccgatgaggattgcctacgtatcatgacgccgcatgaaccagaccattacgtagttcaggggaaaacaataatagtttttttttttaacaaaacgaAATAATACAATAACAGAAAGGACATTACATTGAAAATGACTTACCAAACTCTGACAAGACTAAAAGACAGCGATTTTAAAGATTCAACAATGACTTAAACTAAAACATAACTACTACATGAAAAGTTCTAACAACTACGACTATAATTCAACTCCACAATCTTCTGGCTTTCAAAcactggaacatctgctcatGGTGGGGCTTGCCCTGGTTGACCCCCTAATGTACggtacatcctttccaactctgctgcaagatgacgggcaaaagtaggtgcatgctccAAAAATttctcataatccatcccttggcagttcacataagTTTGAGCGGTATAAACAACCAAATTATggacttgctctttgaagtactAGAAATTCTGATCTCGATCTTGTAACTGCtactggcgagtggtggctatctCCCTTATGTGGCCCTCACGATCTAAGGCTGACTCCAACTAAGCCCGAAGTCTAGCCTGCTCGAGTCTCGCCTGAGCCATCTCCCTATCAAAATCTGCATGTTGGTATTCTCTATTGTaacttctcatttcttccaactgtGCATGGAGCTGAGCTTCTGAACGTACCCAATGGGCCTTCTCTCTCTCGAATTGAGCCCtctctttttcaaattttgttACTTGGCGATCCTTACTTGATTCGGCCTTCTCATTTAGCTGTATGATCTTTTCATTGGCTTTGTCCAAGGACTTTTCAGTCTTTGCCAAgagggaatcataatcttgcactttttccatcagattggcaatggttctctggtctttccaacttctcactggcacttcagaggctttcttcatctgttgaagtTGAGCACGAAGGGCTTCATTTTTGCggatcagactcttcttttccccttcggcttcttgttcttgcaagtCTTTCTCAAAATTGAGGTTTCTCAGcctttcttctaaggcatgaatagttgttTTGTATCCCTTTTCCCGTTCACCCCAgaccaaccgttcttggattttatcatcaaaggcttgaacatgcggcCTTTTTGTGGGCCTTTTGGGCTCTGACACATCATCCATGTGAGACCTCTTCCCAAACCATATAGCATAACCCGGATCTACCTCACCTCTCTCAGGATCTGGCacttgagtatcatctttcaaatagcgacaaccattccaaatttgCTGGATTAAAGCTTCAGGGAGTGGGGCTTCGAGGTGTAGCTCAATCACTTGCAAACTCAAATCTTCATTCTTAGGTACTACTTAGTACCTtcctagctgtcttagaactctgTGTGGCACAAACGGCTGGACACTTCTCAAACCCAACAATAGCAAATAACTTTTTAGGGccgacatgtgtatcacctctcttagcgggagccatcccaaagtccactcaatttgacttgcatTTAAAGATCTTAGgtgggatatccaggcttccaccccttctagagagttgtaatcttttactctttcttcGTAACTCTCAATAAAATTGTCCTTGCTCAGACCATAgctcatgaacttggggtgatgtggagatgctcaatcaaccacatttgtaacaaaatattgcacccttcgaagaattttgccccaGACTTgcacaaagtcaacgcccgataaatgtctgatagaatgatcggggcaagagtgtgatgttctttggtagtgaggacctgtacaaCCCTGGCTATGCGGGTATCAATTGCCCGCTCCTCGTTTGGGAAGACCATAATTCCCAAAAATGCCATTATGAAGGCGAAGCGATGATGAATCTGCCATGTGTCTTTGTTCTGCTTGTTgttaaggcccttttcatgaatttcaaacccaTTTGGCTGCCCGAACCTAGAGTACAggaagtagaaagaacaacacccttcgaCTACGTTGGTCTTTCTAATTTgcttactgatgttcagaagatcgAAGAATCGGTGTACAAAAAGAGCCCTCGGGAATATGAGCTCCCGGTTTCTCAAATCCCTGCCAAACTcggaatatccagctatctcttctaaagtgggagttagctcaaaatcggagaaacgaaaaacattgtgaacagggtcctaAAAAGTCACTAGTGCCTCAATCAAATCGTCCCGTAGTTTaattttcataatatctgtgagggCTCCCATGTGCTTggtgacccatttctgaccatcttctcctaaatcataccaccacatctaAAGCTGAAGTGGAGCCTCGTCTACTGTGAACGGTGTGTTCTGGAcagtgctcattttgtacctgtgggtggttaaggttagggttgacactAGTCTCAAGAGACAGAACCAATGCACTCCTTTTGCAAACAAtcttttgtaaataactcaattttaagaaaaatcaaCGAAAAAGgggggctatttttgcaattgtGACCGAAGAAAGGGTGGCTATTTTTGCAACTATGGCCCCTTCTTACTTTCAAGGATAGCTTTAGGGCCGGGGGAAGGGCATTATGGTAAAAGTGATTCCCAATTGACAGACACGTCCGTTCTTGCGAGAACAGCCCttcaacaattttgaagatgttctAAGGCTATTTCGACAGGAACGATTTGGGATTAACCGAAGCTGAGTctgcttatttatttttttgattaaaaaaaacacTAGacacatttcttttttttttaagttattttataaaaatggggttgaaccctatgaaggttacctacgtatctcacatccggtgagaatcagacccgcgtagttcgtaaATATTTCAGGAATAGGATGAcacttttttttgaaaaattcagGCTTTTGTTTTGGGGTAAATACTGAGATTTTCAAAATTTGGGTAAATTTTCTCCCTCATGTTTTCTTCTTTCTGGTTTTCCctcaatatttttatatatattttttttagaaatcggTCAACATGCACAAACCAAATCAAAcataatgcacaagtagcacataagatgcatcaaaATGGTCTTgtaatttcgggtacacctgtcctagacggacccaacccctgtgttgagtccccaaagtcaaatgcacgtgatgcaaacaaacgtacctactatggatccggcatgaggctatgttattctaggtttaaacctaGGGGTGTGTTCTAGATacggcttacccaagcggacaactcgagccgaggtgggagcaatgtaccgggagcacgaaagtctacccggcctagttactgacccagcctcgttctaattggtatgacttctaacagaaaagtgggccacgcgcacgtgtgcaccataaattcagaagactcagaagggaggcgtaagaagacaatttaatacagttcaaataatatcaaagcggtaattagcacattaggcccaaaaatacagtaataacatcaaatcaataaagccaagtatatATCACATTacaagctcaaattctgaaccctaaaccctgaaccagagattctgggttttgttccccagcagagtcaccaaaGCTGTCATACCTCTTTTTTCCCGCAGCCCTTATTACGAGGctgagttagaagagtttttccaataaaagtgacgttttgaaaagggataatttattatttagagttgccacttggaattgagttttggtgttccaagtcaccttttattgaaaaccccaaatcgagaaaatttgactctgttttacggtctgcgaacacagaagaccgggtaagaaattctattaacccgaAAGAAGGTGTGAGACACTATCGAATTctgtagttttagcacggtcgctttaatcatacctggcttaattaaattgtttaattattcattttagaacctatgtacatttacctttttaccgtttttaattgcttgattattcgtaattatgaaattatcttgaaacgaatcacgtgtaTGTATATTCGTTTTGTTTGGTGTGTCAAGAATTATGTCATGCGTACGTATACATAATTAataatactttattattattaagattgcTCGGTcaaagtcgcgcgaacgcgtaccttgattttaattttggaaatcgtaattatgtcacgcgaaatAACTATGATTATTTGATCAACTAAGAACATGCCTAAAGCATCATAGTGCATTTATGAATTAGAATATTAATCACGGATGGATTCGTTTGACTCATATCTTACTATCATTAAACTCAAATCACTATCACGTCTTATTAGTGTAACAAGCTATAATTTTTAAGGCAACTTCTATATCACAGTATGGTTTTAATAAATTAATCCATTCTCTTATATTAACAAACTATAATCTCCAAACATGTATCCTTCTGTTACTACTCATTATCTTTACATTTCATCTAACAAACAAAAGTAAAGCAAaatatactaagctgaaaattaATTACACCTATTCAAGATAAACCCATTCACGTTAAGAACAAAATGTATTTGAATATAAAATCTAATTCAATGACCAACCAGGAAAATTCGAATAGGCCATTTAAGTACTCAACATCAATAATACCAATAACACCATAAGAGAGGTAAACAAATCAATTCACATGTAAAAACAAAAGGGTGGAAAAATATTGGCAAAGAGGCAATGAATCAGTCAAAAGTATTCATCAAACTGACAACTTTGTCGAAACAGAATGAAATCTAAAACAAGAAATGGAACCTTTAAGAGATTGTTTAGCCGGAGTCTGCTCCAATACTTGATTCAATACAAAACCTCAAAAGTGAACTGTGCATCAACAGAGAATAAGGCCGATATTGAACCAATGACGGGAAACGAACAAATCCTCGAACCCGACCTCGACTTTTAACCAACAGAAAACTCGACTTCAACCAAAATTTTAGCTATTGGGCTGTTTTGTGGTGGTTTGGTGCTGATTTTATGGCTGCCCAATGGTGGTTTGGTGCTTATTTTGTGGCTGCCTAGTGTTGGTTTTGGGTGAGATTTTAATTTACTTTCTTTATCCCTTCCGTTCTCACTTTTCACGTTATTTCTTCTTATTCAAAGATCTCCGCTCTTTACTAAAGTATATGTGTGCTATATATAGAATGTGTGTGTGTGACGGATATGTGGGTTAAGGAGATGAATGGGGGAAGTGGAGAATAGGACGTGAGGGAGTTAGGATTAATGTGAGCAGTATGAGAGAATTAGGGAAATGGGGTGATTGGGAGGAGAAAGTCGTGGTGTTAGCGTTAGGATAGGAAGAaatcatttcatttcttttttcttatcctcatctcttcttctttttttaaagcaAAAGCCAATTTACAAGACTAAAAAAATCAAATGTTAAAAAAAACTACTTATACTAATATCTTATATCTCTAAAAGAAATTACTGGAAAAAAAAAGTACTACATACTAAGGCTTAGAATACTAAAAGAAGCgtacttatttttttaataagataaaataaaataactaagtaAGAATACTAATTAAGTATATATTAAAAAgatataagaaaattaaatatttaaactatAATTTAAATGACACTAAAAAAATATACCATAACTTACATATtaaaaattctaattaaaagaaaccAAATAGTTTTTGTAAATCTTCTTATTCTCTTTACAGATAGAAATAAAATTTGTATTCTAAAAGTGtgaatatttttgtagtttttgtaAGCTCTACTAAAAATGAGATAAAGGTTTGAAATATCGAAAGTAGACATAAAATATAtgtttacactaaaatagtataaaatttgggtatggtcaaaaattagttgttccAATTTTGTCCGATcattccagctttgtataaatagactactttccATTTCTAGCTAATGGCAAACACACATTTCCTTTATTTGCTACCCAAAAGAAGAGCCTTTATTGAACTTTTTTCCGGAAagtgtctttttttcttttttctcttttttgatgCATAAAGAATCTTTGCAGTTTTTGTCATATTGTGACATTAGCTCGTTTGGCACAAAGCACAAATTAAGTTATTGTAAATATTGAACTTCAATATATGTAGATATAATATTCCTCATGCGTATTTGCAAATGTTATACTCGAGGTGAAGTTCCTGTTTAAAGCACAATTTAATTTCCATAAAACTTTTTACACAATTTCAACTTCAAAGATTAATTTTCTCTTTAATTTCAATCAAATATTGTACAAATACCTACTTAATTGTCCCTTTGCATTCGTGAAACACTATTTTCTCTTTGTTTAtgaaatttaatatttttctgaCATATTGGAATTTCAATTTTTTAGGACCTTTCATGAATATCAAGGTTTAAATCTCTCGTACTGGTGCTTCTATAATTCTTTTTCATATCAATAGTTGGAAGTATTTTTATGTAATTGGATGtctttaccctcaaaatcggataacaattaaatttgtaagtgattttaaggatatgtaaattaatttgatacaaaacgaTAAATTGAGTTAAAATGGACAAGTAAAGAtacagtaaattcaaaccacgcgAGAAGGATGATTCCAGCCACAGTGAAGCATTCACCCTCGATCCGGGCTCACATTGGACAATTTTGATGAATGGGAGAAAAAACTAACAATAACATTGAAAATAGTATTATATTACTTTGGAatgtgtgttacaatgtgtttCATAAATTATCAGACCCCCATTATATAGTAGGGTAATCCTACTCtaagtacaactctataaaaggtaaaataatCTTCTGTTTAACTGATTGACGGTTCTTCATTGATACGTGCCAGGATCCACGCCGTGATATCCAGCCGGTCGCGGATATTACGGCCTTCTGTTGGTCGTGCTTGACTGCCCGAAAATGTTCTCCGAAGTCTTTCAGGATTTGGATCGATCTCGAATCATGACCCCGATATTCTCGAGGGCAGACAACGTGCCCCCGGATTCTGACTCGGTGAGACCTTTGCATCGATTCCGATCCTTTGCAATCATACCTCGAGCTCATTTTACCTTATTGGAGGCCGGAGTGTATCATGAGCTCGatttttacccgtatacagatagtcccctcgtttctcggagatCAAGctgacgagaaacgacatgagcacCCGATTTCTTCTTCAATACGCTGTGATATAAATGACAAAAAACTTGAAACGTCTAGTCAATCATGTCATAATGGTATTAAATGCACGTCAGTCGTCGGTTGGCTGTCGCTGTAGGCGAAACGTCGCGAAATCATTATAAATAACCCCTCttttattcattgtttactttgcATCAAACCGCCTACCCTCGTACCCTCAGGATTTTACTACTCTTTTTCACATTCTATCATTTTTACCTCCGTTACTCGAGATTCCTTTGCAAAATTTTTATTCATCATCCACTCAAGCCAACACATCTAAGCTTCCATCTTTTAACCTTTCTCTATCTCGTTCAAGCTTTCCCCCTATAACAATGACAAAATCCTCAAAATTTGTTCCCCAAAAGGTCGCCTCTACCTCCCAAACGACTGCCGGAACTAATGAAACCACTTCCGATGTGGTTGACCTCGGGAGGTTCGCTACTAATATGGTTACCGATGAACCGGCTCCTGAACCTCCCTTGAAGATGTTCATTCCCAGGGGTTGTTCGGTCGCTGACAACTTCAAGGTCGAGAAGCTCTCTTCGGTACAGGGTCGGTGTGAGGAGGCATCGAGAAATATTTGCTCGATCACCGAGGATGATCTCCCCTTAGTCCGAAAGGACTGCAACTGGGCCGACAAGGACATAAGGGTCCTTGATTTTAAGGAGTCCATTACTACACACGTTGAAGGATACCTAAGTgtctacacttatccctttactcTGGGCCCGGTGGATTCGGCCATCATAGACTTCTTTAAGAGGTACGAAGTATGTCTCGGCTAGATCTACCCATCGTtatggaggatcgtaatcctccttCGATTTTTTGTGAACATGATCGACTCATGTCGGTTCGCCGTAGATCATTTGCTCCATATGTACAGTCCTTGAATCTTCCGAGGGGGACTAATAAAGCTCGTGAACTAGGCTAGCAAGGCCCCATTCTCAAGCATCGATGAAGACCGGGATCGAGGTTGCAATGGACGTTTTGTCCGGTGAGGACCTCAGACTTGATTCTGGCCAAATCtaggccattccccgagaagtggaatgcagCACGTAGGTACAACTTCTCTTTGAATTTTGATTTCATGCTCATCTCCCTTCTTCCTCATTGGTGTTTGTAGTGGTGTATATATCGTCCAAGTCCTGAATGTTGTTCCTCGGTTAATGTAATGGATTGAAGGCATCGTCTCGCAGATGCCCTACTCCTAGCGCTCGTGGCATAAACTTTCGAAGGGccgttgggaggcccgttcccatggtaagATCTCTTTCCCGAATAGGTTGTGTTGGGCTTCCTCTTCTATCATCACATTCTTATAATTGTTTCTTTACTCCTCTTTTGCAGGATTGCCTAAGACCGTCAAGCTTAGTCCAGCGGTTGGGGACGAGGACTTACCTGCTGATTCTTCTGCTTCGGGACAGCCCGGAGCCAcatcaggggagaagaaaatgaaaagaaccCTGAGTTCCCAGAGCTcggagaagaagaaaatgagaaagaggCTGGTTCGTAAGCCAAAGGAAACCACCAGCTCCCGAGTGCTTGATTCAGAATCACTCTTCCGGCTCATAGACGAGCCCGAGAAGGATGAAATCCTTATGGCCCATGAACCGCCTGTCCCCGAGGAACGGGT
Proteins encoded in this window:
- the LOC142172144 gene encoding uncharacterized protein LOC142172144; translation: MKEAEMIDYFLQVQDPDYLHYMLSPIGKPFAEAISIGEIVENGMKSGKIVSQAALKATTQAIQSGLGSFGNRKKKEEGSMMESGFGGVQRGIAPSYVQFQQGQSNSAQHYYPPQGPQYSVPLQQYTVFNAQAYTRPPNHQQWRAPIPQGSRQLWPNFQAPYNPRPRQEYVREQEPKKEFTPIGESYTSLFRKLMQLKLIEPIMPRYVNPNSKGFDSNAICEYHSNTQGHSTENYWTLKKAIENLIEAKAIVVTNNEDTPNITNNPLPTHDNTHFIGMIYDDHDYKKLGKTEMVVKTIGPELKVIVSPPQLAPLIVKGVSSSLNLAGSEKMILYVPRITKKVEVQLGGTKLYIPGGIQKIIPNNSLRNITELVVIRPVAQLLVTNTKAISWNYNKTVMTYKGKERVEKTGEMGGLTHSGRCYSPEELRKAKQARESHLPVKEPVAENEAEELLKKMKLQDYSIIDQLRKTPAQISLLSLLLHSEEHRRVLIKTLNEAYVSEKTTVNQLEKIAERFFEVNRITFSDDDLPEEGAGHNRALHIMVKCEGHYVKGVMIDGGSSVDVCPLSTLQQLNIDTNRIRTSNVSVRAFMVQKETLLGKSNSP